In Salmo salar chromosome ssa14, Ssal_v3.1, whole genome shotgun sequence, the sequence TGGTGAaaaataatacaaagaaaaaaacatgcttttttttgtatttgttttgtaccatcatctttgaaatgcaagagaaagaccataatgtattattccagcccagcccAGATTATGTCcattagatggcagcagtgtatgtggaaagttttagactgatccaatgaaccattgtatttctgttaaaaatgttttatcaagacttcccaaatgtgcctaattggtttattaataacttttgaagttcataactgtgcactctcctcaaacaatatcaTGGTATTCTTTCATGTAATGGCTGTGGTAAATTTGGGTTGACTTTGAATATCCCTATGGGGCAAGTTAGGGGCGATCAGTAATTATGTTAAAATTCCAATAGCTCCAAATTTCCATGACTTTaaaacctcaaaccaactataaattcaaaatcaggaagtgcagtcaCCCTTTAATATGAACTAATGACATGTGGCACCTTGCTCCCTTTCAGATGAGCCAAGGATGAGGACAGATGAGAACAGCAGGCAAGGGCAAATTGTAGGGAAGAGGATGATTTagatcagtgtttcccaaactcggtcctgggaacCCCCCTGAGTgctcattttggtttttgccctagcactacacagctgattcaaataaccaactcatcatcaggctttgattatttgaatcagctttgTAGTGCTAGtgtaaaaaccaaaacgtgcaccaaaGGGGAGCCCCCTTTTGGTGGCCCAGACACATGCCCAAAACAAGTTAAGCTACCCCAGTATCCCCTTGACCGTTTTGGATTGCAAAACTAAAGACACATCAAAcaagacagagacagcaacataAGAATACGATATAATAGAGAGACACCAGAAGAACAGAAAAGGACAAAGGAGACAGTAATAAACAAGAACCtgagacagcaacagacaagacacagagaaagtgacagaagagggcagatggagagagaacagaggtggGTTGAGTACACAATAGACTGTATCACTTCAAGCTGTTCTATAGATTCTAATTAGTTATATTTATTTGCACAAATTATAAGAGGTGAAATACAGTGAAAAAGGAAAACATGGTTTACAAATACTTTGTAggtgagagaatgtgtgtgtgtactgtggaaTTCTTTAATTCCTGCATTTAGCTGTTGAGACCCCCTACTTGCTTTGGGCTAAGCCCCCAATGTCTTAAAATCCCAGAAACACCCCTGAATATAATCTAACTGCGTTAGTACAGGTAATAAAGTACATATATAAATTAATATATAAAGTTGTGTGAAATGCAGTGAATTCCCTTGATGCAAACGTGAAGACATCACAAGGAGAGAAAAACTATTCATTATTCTAGTTATTTTGGCCACAATCTCAGAGCTGCACCACAAGTAGCTTCCTGCTTCTTCTCCTCATCACCTTTCCTTAATCTGCACTGACATGACTGTACGTGAGAGCCAGTCCCCCTGTAGATATATCCCTAATATTGCTTCTACCTGTCAGTGTCCTGTTTTCTCAGATGGAGAAGAAACCACTACAGACTATTAAAATGCACCCATAGACCTAATCAACACTCACAAATAAAAATTATCCACAATACTTAATTTGTGTATATTTGTTTATTAGTGCACCAAATATGTGATTGGTCCAGCACAGAGTTTCTGAGGCAGATGAAGTGATTGGTTGGTAGTGTTGGAATCAGCTAAACTTTGATCATATAGGTAGTAAATGAATGATAGGAAATGAAAGAGACTATGTTAGAAGTTAATGGTTCTCTGAAGAAAGACagaaggctttggaatgtgtttgatggaggtGTGTTGATATAAGGaagacagatggatatctgtggattaggtgaagaaggggttgaggtcaggaggtgaggggtgaggtcaGTTCCCCTTAAGGGAGTAATCAGGGTTGGTATCTGGTTACCTTCTTTCCTGTGGAGCCATAAACTGTAAGGAGGAGTGTCTTAAGTAGGATGCATATAAACTGTGATGTCTGAAATGTTTTGCTGTCTGATCActgctgtacagaacctttgtggatgattaaacttggttaaagcttctctagtgtccgtgagtcatttactctgaaaaataagaacctaacagtaGTGTAGACTCCTGTAGAGCTGTATGGTATGGTTCAGGAGTGACGCGGCAGGAAAAATGTGCAGGAGAGGTTTAAACAGGTAACATGCGTACtttggagagagaaaaaagttAAACATTCAAAGTTTTAACATGTTTACTGAATTTTCTACCACTGCTGAAAACATACAGTCAGATAAGACTTTAAATGTCCAGACAATGATGACATGGTCCTGCATGCAGAGAAGATTCATAATTCACACATTTAGTAGGCCTAGTTTATTTGATGATGGACAAGATAGAAGTAAAACTTTGACACATTGAATTAACAACCAAAAGGATGTATCATGCATTGCATCTAGGGCTGTTaaggtgaccatattaccgcccaCCGGCAGTCACGAGTaatgaccgcagtcaaattccatgtgacatTTAGTCCCGGGAACTACAATTCTCCAAAACTGCGCTCTGATGccactgatggtcattagtagcctaccaaacagactaatggcctggtactctgtGCTCTATTGtccaattaaatcaaatcaaacacttcatgagagccctgaCATTCAGTTTGCGTAGCGAGTGCTAGCAACTCATAGCTGGTTGATGCAAAGAATTAAATAAGTGTTCCTATAAGCcctgttgcgcaacatttctataggctatgcaattgcgtgagaaagaGTTTTGATGAGCTCTTttaaaaagaggatcccatcagaTTTCTATcgactatatttatttctcaactttcctaatattaagcacattgttttGCTTTACAACTggagtagcctacctggctggcatgaaaatgaacctaGGGGAAAGCATCCTCCATTTTCTATTCAAGGACATACGGACTACATGTCTTTTTTCCCCTTCCCCTGTTccaacaggtgcatgataatggcccattctaaatcaaaaccaatttcacacatattatttagtatgTGTAAAGACTAGAATAAATTGAAAATAGTTTGATGGGGGTGagaatattatcacttgtgaatgatgcccagcgtgTGCAGTctaaggcaagaaacagcgcatgcattttttgtgggagtttttctaatcatagtcacacgcatcatgtagcctagcacataggcctatatgttttgataaggttgattcataactaaagtggccaaataactccaAAAGTAGCATATAGTCCCAagacccctggaacacggttggagagcccatagccTACAGAGCCTAGTGAAATGGGTTCTTATAAGCCCAGTCATTGCGCAGTCGCGTGTGAACACAGAGTTTGACTGGCTACTATTTAAAAGAGGATCCCAGATTTCTCGTGTTATTATATTTATTGCtcaattcttaaaatgaagcacctTAATCCGCTTTACAAATGGTGTAGCCTACCTGGTATATTAAAAACATAACAGCACGTAACCTCCACTTGCTATTAGAGTGCAGGCTACAGATgccagatttttttttggggggtgggccattctaaaaaataaaaaaatattccacaCATATAGGTTATATGTAAAGGCTATATGCAAAGGCTATATGCAAAGGCTATATGCAAAGGCTATATGTAAAGACCAGATTatattgagaatagtctgatgggtgagaatattagcaatgagagactgatgaaatgTGTGCAGCCTGTGCAAGAAACAGAGCAAAGTGcttgcctttcatgcaactttttttctATTCATCATTACTCGCATCATGCATCCTTAGAATgtattagaaatcaaaacatatagccaaacgtttgtatcacaactaaagttgcataaataactctaaattaagcatataagaggttctgtttctttgttaaatgctcaacacagaatagccgcatgtttGCACTCCCTTGGAAATAATTTGGGGAAacatatattttctattttattcagctatgttacATTTTATTGTTCtcactataaaataatataatttaatGCCACGGGAATTATAAGCAAttattgtctgctaaattaactagcgtaacccacagccatatggcatagccagatcagggactaacataaggacaactcagaatatgctattctgttcttctgaaataggctacattttcttcatatcatattgtttctttagacctgcccaaaataatggatttattgtgatggtgtaggctatattaaatagatttattagactttttaaaatgtagatgcaCTCTATGGGTGGaatccaggagatgctaaatgtgtttgttaaatAACAGTCAAATACCATGACATCGGCAGGTATTTGCATTAACAATCCAAAtttcatgaccaccacagccctactAACACCATCATACACGTTAACTTGAAATAATGACCAGTTTTTGTCACTATGGGTCTATAAGTAGTGATTATATCGCTTCTTAAACAAGTACTGTTGGAGGTTCCACTGGTTCGGGATAGCTACAGGCACCTGTGAGGGAAGGGCAAAGGTACTTGTTAAGAAAGGAGTAAATTCAAAAACGGCAACTTTTCTAAACAGCAATTACTGTAACAGTATAAAACCAGTTAAATCTATCTTAACTTTTTATTATCACTGATCACAATGGATGGGCACACCAATAATGAGCTCTATTGGTGTGGTACACATTAAACCTGCCCACCTGCTCCTTTGATGGAGTTAAGACAACTCAGGAAGCTGGGTTTGGCTTGTCTCAGTAACTTCTGGTGCTCATTTTCAAGAATCCTCCCCACACTGCCCTGTCTTACCATGTCCCAGTCTTCCTTCGTCTACACAACAGAATGCAACGCAAAACAGCACAATGTAAGGGTTAGATATCAAGCATGATCACTCCTCAAGATTAGTAAATACACCTGATCTGTTATCAATATCAATATTAACAAAACTATACCAAATTACTACTAATAAATGTTACTCTACTTGAATCACTACATTTCAATTCTTACCAGCTATAACTACTGTTTGATTCACTACAGATTGATTCTCACCATGTCCTTAAAGCACTCCCCTCTGTAGAAGGACTTGAAGCCAGGATACTGAAGCCCAGAGTCAAAGACTTCCTTCAGGCTCAGAGCGACCAGGTGCATCTCCTCTCCGTCATAAGCATACACCTGACGGTCCTCACACAGCATTATGACCAGCTGGCCACTCTCTGTCGGGTAGGGGAGGTTTTCCACAGCTCCTAACACCTCCATCGTAACACTGTCTGGTAGGTAGAAGTTCCCCCACTCCTTAACTTCCTCTTCTCCTTTGTAGCACGTGTCATCCAGGCCCCCAATCTTCCACTCTGATTTCTCTGGCTTCTTGAGAGTAATACTCGCATGGCGATGTTTGCACACTGTGTCAGAGACTGATTTTCGGTATTTCTTTGCATCTGTTGACGATATTGAAAACAAAAGTGTCAAACTCAATTACTGGAGAGCCGGTGTCGAATATACGCAGGTTTTTGTTTTAGCCAAACGCATTATTGTATGCTAGGTCTATGTTCCACAACGTTAAATAGATCTTAAAGGCAACGTTTTGGTCAATATTTCTTCATTAGGGTTAAAACTCTGACCAAAACATGTTTCTTAAAATCAATTCTAAACGCTGTGGCATACAATAATATTACTGGTGACAAAAGCTGCTGCTGTAGGCTAACCAACTGCTTTGCAGCTACCATATTATCTCAAACCGTTGAGTGACCAAAGCCAAGGTATGATCAAGTCAACAAATCAATAGGTACCTCGTGTTTCTCCACATTCTATGAAATTGTTCTTAATGTCCTGATAGCCTGCAGATCTGTATGGGATACAGACCAACAGAGACAAACCGTCATGAGTTTTTATTAGATTAACACTGGATTTGTGTGTACAGTTCTCTAATGATTTCAACCCCACCACACATTATTTATTGCAGTGTCATTACAACACACTAACTAGATACATTTTAGTGAGTCTGCTCAATTTAATAAATCCCTTACGCCATCTCAGTATGTGATGTAGCCTGGTCAAGGGCAGTTGAAGTTTTCTGAAGGAGGAAGGAAACAGAATATAAAGACAGGACGCCTGAACAGTCACCATTAGAGCATCTCTCATGTTGCATAACGTTTGGACAACAAAAAACGCAGACATCAACTGCTATTATTGTCTGACAGCTTGTTCAACTGCTAATTTCAAGTAACATAAAAGGTCAAAAATATTTTGATATAATTAGATCTACTAAAAGAAAATGTTTGAAAGAAATGTTCTAAAACACAGACATAAAAATACCCTTAAAGCTATCAAAAGTGAAAGTGAAACTattgagcacaaaaacaacaTGAAATGCAACCAACATACGCAATCATAATTTATTTCACCAATTTAATTAAGCCTACCTGCCACTATTCTTGTGAAGAAATGTCGTGAATTGGCAAGTATGACGCTTATATCCTAACTCTGTAGACACGAAGAGAAAATGGACAGCTGCACAATTCGCGACGCACAGAAATGTCTTCTGCTTGCTTTTCTGCGTTTGAAGTGAACATAATGTCACAGATGAGCCAGATGATTCACAGGATGTACAagtgtgaagcatccggttgaaGTTTCCGCTCATTACCAAATATGTTGACTAAAGGAAacccagtggccggcagtgggagaagatggagcgagATGAGTTTTGGCCGACATTATATacattttctcatcgatgaaacatttgatctcaatacactTTTCTGTTCCCATAACTACAATCTGttagagtggactaagttttgtagattTTACCATTTGCCGAAGTTAAACACAATTgcgttgtttaggagtgcaagggCGAATTTAGTTATTGCACACGCATACCTCACAGAGTTgagttccctaacggaaatatgaaAATACATGCttgaacgcgccaataggatctcgttAGCTCGTGCTTTGCTCTGCccccctccttgcttgttctgcccactatgactcatttgttcaCGTTGGAAACGGCAGGCTATGGTCTATCTTGGATTAGTTATAACAATCTTtgatacagtatagtatatttatttaacctttgtttaactaggcaagtcaattataacaacaaattcttatttacaatgacggcctaggaacagtgggttaactgccttgttcagggtagaacgacagattttttaccttgtcagctcgaggagtcaatctagcaaactttcggttactggtccaacgctctaaccactaggctagtagTCTATGGTGTTTTTTTACTAGATTGTAtgtagaggactcatctttgtatctgagCCAGCTTCTGTGACAGTATGGGCTGCGCCATTGAggcaatctccattttgaagttgtccattttcttcttcaatattggctgatccctcctgatgacccggttGGACATCCAGTCACACCCACTTGACTACATAAAAAATGTATAcggccttttggccactagaggcctctatcaaagacactacagtatgaagatagggaTTTCAATTGGAGAGGCAGTTTTAGCCTATGACATGggcgacgttggctagctaaactCATGCGCCGACACACCTCATCGGgtctttgtcactttcacgaagttggagtaataacatgttcaaattCTAAattggctcgaatctaggttgtgactttagatttcgagaaaatgAACAACTCAAACCCCGGCCTGGTCTACTTCGCAAGTGATTCCAAAAGTCTTGCGATGTTGcgtctctgggtttagaaactctgtgcctATAATCATTCTCTATGGTTTGAACACTGAAGGGTGGTTGTGACTAGAGAGAGTACAACTACTGTACGTTTTCGTAACAGGCTAGGAGAGCATTttatttaaccctaacccttttctaaccttaacctaattctcataACCTGCCATGTAAACGATCCTAACCAGCCACCTAAATGAGCCTAACCTGCCACCTAAATGATCATAACCTGTCCATATGGGGAGCAGCAGCTAGTGTCAACCATTTGCTCAGTAGGCCTACTATAAATACCACAAATTCTGCCACTAGAGAGCACCACCCAGACATTCTAGTGGTAAATAGAACAATAACAAAAAGTTTAGATGCCACAATTTCCCATAACCTGGGGATAATTCTAATGCACACAATCAAGAAAACAGAAGGGGCAGTCAGGTGAACAACATTAAGTTTATGGGTAAAATGAATAGAACACAAAATATATTATAGTAAGAACAGACAGCGGCTAGAAGATATCCCATTGTATAACCCCTGGCCCCAAATGTAGCCATAGGATTTATTCAATTATATCAAGGTTCTCTCAGTCTGATGGTAAATAAAAGATGAGGACATGGATAGACTATTATTTAAGCAGGTAGCCCCACTGAGACTAAAGTCTCTTTTGCAAAGGGAGCCCTGCATCAGAAGAGCAGCAATGAATTACACATTAAGTGCCCCTAAAAAAGTAGACCATGAACTGTTCATGACTCAGATATAGTTCAGCAATAGTAAAAGCTCCACAGTCAGTTTGCTAGCCTATAAAAAGCCTCACAAATAGCGCAGTACAGGAATGATGCTGAAACTGACTAAACAAATGCCTTGGTTTTTGTTCAGGGGGCTAACACCATTGTCTAGTATGCAGAAGAATTGCATTCAAACTGTTGGTCACACTCAGTAACTCCAAATAGTTATGCTAAACACTCATGCTAGCTTCTCTGGTGGCAAACATACAGGTGTTGTCTTAACTGATGCTGAAGACTGCTTTGTTCCAGTCATATGGGCCCATAGGGGTCTAGTCATAAGCAGTGAACTActgtatataggaaatagggtgtcatttgtgatGTAGTGTTTGATGCCTGAAACTGATTAGTCCCCAAGTAGCACAAACATCTAGCCCGATTCCGGCAACCCAGATATAAAACTGCTGGCCCGGGTCTGGCAGCCGGATCCATCCCGAGACCGAAATGAATGACGGTACAGACTAGGCCCGAGCCTGAACTGAGCCAAAGCTACAATTTTAGGACCAGAATATTCCCAGCAATGGCCCAAATCCACTCAATATTATATTAAAATGTAGGTAGTAATATTGCAGCTATTAAACAAACTatgaacaacaaaaaaaaaatacatgacaTTCTCATTTTAAGACTAGATGAAATTGACTTGAAAAAAATaattgtatttcacctttatttaaccaggtaggccagttgagaacaagttctcatttacaactgcgacctggccaagataaagcaaagcagtgcgacaaaaacagagTTAGAcataaacgtacagtcaatagtaCAAAAGAAATATAAAATTCTATgaacaatgtgtgcaaatgtagaagagtagggaggtaggcaataaacaggccctagaggcaaaaataatttcaattttgcattaatactggagtgatggatgtgcagatgatgtgcaagtagagatactggggtgcaaaagagcaagagggtaagt encodes:
- the LOC106570351 gene encoding uncharacterized protein, which codes for MASAGYQDIKNNFIECGETRDAKKYRKSVSDTVCKHRHASITLKKPEKSEWKIGGLDDTCYKGEEEVKEWGNFYLPDSVTMEVLGAVENLPYPTESGQLVIMLCEDRQVYAYDGEEMHLVALSLKEVFDSGLQYPGFKSFYRGECFKDMTKEDWDMVRQGSVGRILENEHQKLLRQAKPSFLSCLNSIKGAGACSYPEPVEPPTVLV